The Lycium barbarum isolate Lr01 chromosome 10, ASM1917538v2, whole genome shotgun sequence genome includes a region encoding these proteins:
- the LOC132615256 gene encoding uncharacterized protein LOC132615256 produces MVDTSKLHPATTVTNIKSCIPIVLDYEGSQYNNWDTLFKLHCRANLVIDHILPPACPTLPPPATAAEKLAAKALWNDWMTLFANGYMDNKSARALALDAKFTNTKLVDFPNVKAYCTRLKVLADNLANVGHKVSDERLMLELEEDSHAEDAIHDSDSNAALVSHNVTPQNFSGNGQPTNSANNFNNRGNSQNRGKKNNRGRSGGNRNNRGGSGNRQSSGGGSCTNAQAY; encoded by the exons ATGGTTGACACCTCCAAGTTGCATCCTGCGACTACCGTCACCAATATCAAATCATGCATCCCTATTGTGCTTGACTACGAAGGAAGCCAATACAATAACTGGGATACCCTCTTCAAACTCCATTGTCGTGCAAACTTGGTCATTGACCACATCCTACCTCCTGCCTGCCCTACCTTGCCACCACCGGCAACTGCAGCCGAAAAACTTGCTGCTAAGGCCCTATGGAACGACTGGATGACATTGTTCGCCAATGGATATATG GACAACAAATCGGCTAGGGCTCTTGCTCTTGATGCAAAATTCACCAACACAAAATTGGTGGATTTTCCGAATGTGAAAGCATACTGTACCAGGCTGAAAGTTCTTGCAGACAATCTCGCCAACGTCGGTCACAAAGTTTCCGACGAACGACTT ATGCTTGAGCTTGAGGAGGATAGCCATGCCGAGGACGCCATTCACGACTCCGACTCGAATGCTGCTCTTGTTTCCCACAATGTTACTCCTCAGAATTTCTCAGGAAATGGACAGCCCACTAACTCTGCAAATAATTTCAACAATCGTGGAAATTCGCAGAATCGTGGAAAGAAAAATAACCGCGGTCGCAGCGGTGGCAACCGTAACAACCGGGGTGGCAGCGGCAATAGACAAAGCAGCGGCGGGGGCAGCTGCACCAATGCACAAGCATACTAG